A window from Triticum aestivum cultivar Chinese Spring chromosome 6D, IWGSC CS RefSeq v2.1, whole genome shotgun sequence encodes these proteins:
- the LOC123144687 gene encoding serine/threonine-protein kinase STY13 → MESGSTFYAGERLHIDPSWLIDPKLLFVGPRIGEGGHAKVYEGKYKNQNVAIKIVHKGDTPEEVIKRQGRFLREVTMLSRVQHKNLVKFIGACLEPVMVVVTELLVGGSLRKYLVSLRPRNLEPRVAVGFALDIARAMECLHAHGIIHRDLKPENLLLTADQRTVKLVDLGLAREETLTEMMTAETGTYRWMAPELYSTVTLRHGEKKHYNHKVDVYSFAIVLWELLHNRLPFEGMSNLQAAYAAAFKNIRPSADNLPEELSEILTSCWKEDPSDRPNFTQIVQMLLHYLSTLSPPEHMAPARTFSSENAILPPESPGTSSLMASRGDITPKGNIEDKPRGFFFCFSQCY, encoded by the exons ATGGAGTCGGGGAGCACGTTCTATGCGGGTGAACGTCTTCACATTGATCCCAGCTGGCTCATCGACCCAAAGCTTCTCTTTGTTGGGCCACGGATCGGTGAGGGTGGACATGCAAAGGTCTACGAGGGGAA GTACAAGAACCAAAATGTTGCTATCAAGATTGTGCACAAAGGGGACACCCCTGAAGAGGTCATCAAGAGGCAGGGTAGGTTCTTGAGAGAGGTGACCATGCTGTCAAGGGTGCAGCACAAGAACCTTGTCAAG TTTATTGGAGCTTGCCTAGAGCCTGTCATGGTGGTGGTGACTGAGCTATTAGTGGGGGGCTCTTTGCGGAAGTATTTGGTCAGCTTACGGCCTAGGAACCTGGAGCCTCGTGTAGCCGTTGGATTTGCATTGGACATCGCCCGAGCCATGGAATGTTTGCATGCACACGGGATCATTCATCGTGATCTTAAACCTG AGAATCTGCTGCTTACAGCGGACCAGAGAACAGTTAAGCTCGTCGACCTTGGTTTAGCAAGAGAAGAGACGTTAACAGAGATGATGACCGCAGAAACAGGAACATATCGTTGGATGGCTCCCGAG TTGTACAGCACAGTCACATTAAGGCACGGAGAAAAGAAACATTACAACCACAAAGTAGATGTTTACAGCTTTGCGATTGTGTTGTGGGAACTACTACACAATAGACTACCCTTTGAGGGCATGTCTAATCTGCAAGCTGCATATGCTGCCGCTTTCAAG AACATCAGACCAAGTGCAGATAATTTGCCGGAGGAGCTGTCAGAGATCCTAACATCCTGCTGGAAAGAAGACCCAAGCGACAGACCAAACTTTACCCAGATAGTTCAAATGCTTCTCCATTACCTCTCAACCCTTTCACCGCCAGAACATATGGCCCCGGCTCGCACATTCAGTTCGGAGAATGCAATCTTACCTCCTGAATCGCCTGGGACGAGCTCTCTAATGGCTTCTCGAGGTGATATCACGCCTAAAGGCAATATTGAAGACAAGCCAAGGGGCTTCTTTTTCTGCTTCAGCCAGTGTTATTAG